One window of Cohnella hashimotonis genomic DNA carries:
- a CDS encoding DUF1128 domain-containing protein, translated as MDLNKPTQENVEYMIEAIKTKLRMASGAAMQASHFNADRYEDLKDIYDMVASKDRFSISEVEALVSELGKLRG; from the coding sequence CAAGCCGACACAGGAGAACGTAGAATATATGATCGAAGCGATCAAGACGAAGCTCCGGATGGCCTCGGGGGCTGCGATGCAGGCGTCGCACTTCAACGCCGATCGCTACGAGGACCTTAAGGATATTTACGATATGGTCGCTTCCAAGGACCGGTTCAGCATCAGCGAGGTCGAAGCGCTCGTGTCGGAGCTGGGCAAGCTGCGGGGTTAA
- a CDS encoding UDP-glucose--hexose-1-phosphate uridylyltransferase, whose translation MTEARRDEVGTSIRRLVRFALQSGIIGELDEDYAHNTLLDLFGLAGPAGGPLTEETLDSPVPVLEPLLDAAAALGLIPDDTTTQRDLFDARIMGLLMPRPSETSATFDRLSAVDGVRAATDWFYRLNIDSNYIRMDRISKNGYWLHPTDDGELEITINLSKPEKDPREIALLRSLPQTKAEYPKCLLCRENVGYAGRLDHPARQNLRILPLTLRGERWFFQYSPYVYYNEHSIILRGEHVPMRIVPETFERLLDFVDAYPHYFVGSNADLPIVGGSILNHDHFQGGRHVFPMEKAGVAAWATHGAERSVRGGIVQWPMSALRLRSKDRAALLRTANRVLADWRAYSDPSAEVRAASGDVPHNTITPIARLAEGGEYELDLVLRNNRTSDEHPDGIFHPHRELHHIKKENIGLIEVMGLAVLPGRLDAELSQIASLLTGETAYDPAAIGSGQSEAPHPLAKHADWIAELVVAHGTAMAQNAARAALQAAVGDKFHAVLRDAGVFKQDAAGRAAFGRFLAAAGFETGGAE comes from the coding sequence ATGACGGAGGCGCGGAGGGACGAGGTCGGCACGTCGATCCGCAGATTGGTGCGCTTCGCGCTTCAGAGCGGCATTATCGGCGAGCTCGACGAGGACTACGCGCACAACACGCTGCTTGATTTGTTCGGGTTGGCTGGACCGGCGGGCGGACCGCTGACGGAAGAGACGCTGGACAGCCCGGTGCCCGTGCTGGAGCCGCTCCTGGACGCCGCTGCCGCGCTCGGCCTGATCCCCGACGACACGACGACGCAGCGGGATCTGTTCGACGCCCGGATCATGGGGCTGCTGATGCCCCGTCCTTCCGAGACTTCGGCGACGTTCGACCGGCTGTCGGCTGTGGACGGCGTGCGCGCGGCTACGGATTGGTTTTACAGGTTGAACATCGACTCCAACTATATCCGGATGGACAGGATCTCGAAGAACGGCTATTGGCTGCACCCGACGGACGACGGTGAGCTGGAGATTACAATTAACCTGTCCAAGCCGGAAAAGGATCCGCGGGAAATTGCGCTGCTGCGCAGCCTGCCGCAGACCAAAGCCGAATACCCGAAGTGCCTGCTCTGCCGCGAAAATGTAGGCTATGCAGGCAGGCTCGATCATCCGGCGCGGCAAAACCTGCGTATACTTCCGCTGACGCTGCGGGGCGAACGGTGGTTTTTCCAATACTCGCCTTACGTGTACTACAACGAGCACAGCATTATCCTGCGGGGCGAGCACGTGCCGATGCGGATCGTGCCCGAGACGTTCGAGCGGCTGCTCGACTTCGTGGACGCGTACCCACATTATTTCGTCGGCTCGAATGCGGACCTGCCGATCGTGGGCGGCTCGATCCTGAACCACGATCACTTCCAGGGCGGCAGGCATGTGTTCCCGATGGAAAAGGCGGGCGTAGCGGCGTGGGCGACGCACGGCGCAGAGCGATCGGTACGCGGAGGTATCGTACAGTGGCCGATGTCCGCATTGAGGCTTCGCAGCAAGGACAGGGCGGCGCTGCTGCGCACGGCCAACCGGGTGCTGGCCGATTGGCGGGCTTATAGCGATCCGTCCGCCGAAGTGCGAGCGGCGAGCGGCGACGTTCCGCACAACACGATTACGCCGATCGCAAGGCTCGCGGAGGGCGGCGAATACGAGCTCGATCTCGTGCTACGCAACAATCGCACGAGCGACGAGCACCCGGACGGCATTTTTCACCCGCACCGGGAGCTGCATCATATCAAGAAGGAAAACATCGGCCTGATCGAAGTGATGGGCCTAGCGGTGCTGCCGGGACGTCTCGACGCGGAGCTGTCGCAGATCGCGTCGCTGCTGACGGGCGAGACTGCTTACGATCCGGCGGCGATTGGCAGCGGGCAGAGCGAGGCACCGCATCCGCTCGCGAAGCACGCGGACTGGATCGCGGAGCTTGTCGTCGCGCACGGCACGGCGATGGCGCAGAACGCCGCGCGGGCCGCGCTGCAGGCGGCCGTGGGCGACAAGTTCCACGCCGTGCTGCGCGACGCCGGCGTGTTCAAGCAGGACGCCGCGGGCCGGGCTGCGTTCGGCCGGTTTCTGGCGGCCGCGGGCTTCGAGACCGGCGGCGCCGAGTAG
- the galE gene encoding UDP-glucose 4-epimerase GalE — translation MAVLVTGGAGYIGSHTVAALLDKGEEVVVLDNLYQGHKEALLGGKLYEGDLRDEAVLDRIFSENDIDGVIHFAANSLVGESMTNPGKYYHNNVYGTLVLLEAMKKAGVSRIVFSSTAATYGEPEKVPIDEYDRTKPTNAYGETKLAMEKMISWFDVAHGIKNVSLRYFNAAGAHESGKIGEDHTPESHLLPLVLQVALGQREFISVFGDDYPTEDGTCIRDYIHVSDLADAHIRALERLRGGGESAIYNLGNGTGFSVKQVIDVSREVTGHEIPARIVPRRSGDPAVLIASSERARTELGWTPKFADLRPIVESAWAWHSAHPNGYGK, via the coding sequence ATGGCGGTATTGGTGACGGGCGGAGCGGGGTACATCGGCTCCCATACGGTAGCGGCGCTGCTGGACAAGGGCGAAGAGGTCGTGGTGCTGGACAATTTGTACCAAGGACACAAAGAAGCGCTGCTTGGCGGAAAACTTTACGAGGGCGACCTGCGAGACGAAGCGGTGCTGGACCGGATTTTCTCCGAAAATGATATCGACGGCGTCATCCACTTCGCGGCCAACTCGCTGGTCGGCGAGAGCATGACGAATCCGGGAAAATACTACCATAACAACGTATACGGAACGCTCGTGCTACTGGAGGCGATGAAGAAGGCCGGCGTCTCCCGCATTGTATTCTCCTCGACGGCGGCGACGTACGGCGAGCCGGAGAAGGTGCCGATCGACGAGTACGACCGCACCAAGCCGACCAACGCTTATGGCGAGACGAAGCTGGCCATGGAGAAGATGATCTCCTGGTTCGACGTCGCGCACGGCATCAAAAACGTCTCGCTCCGCTACTTCAACGCGGCGGGCGCGCACGAGAGCGGCAAGATCGGCGAGGACCATACCCCCGAGTCTCACCTGCTCCCGCTTGTGCTCCAGGTCGCGCTTGGACAGCGCGAGTTCATCTCGGTGTTCGGCGACGATTATCCGACAGAGGACGGCACTTGCATTCGCGACTATATCCATGTCAGCGATCTGGCGGACGCGCACATCCGCGCCCTGGAACGGCTGCGCGGCGGCGGCGAGAGCGCGATCTATAACTTGGGCAACGGAACGGGCTTCTCCGTCAAGCAGGTGATCGACGTTTCCCGCGAGGTGACCGGCCATGAGATTCCCGCTAGAATCGTGCCGCGTCGCTCGGGAGATCCCGCGGTGCTGATCGCCTCCTCGGAGCGGGCACGCACGGAGCTCGGATGGACGCCGAAGTTCGCCGATTTGCGCCCGATCGTCGAGAGCGCCTGGGCCTGGCATTCGGCGCATCCGAACGGGTACGGCAAATAA
- a CDS encoding galactokinase, producing the protein MPHYPTLREQFITRLGEGESDIHIFAAPGRVNLIGEHTDYNGGAVFPAALTFGTTLLIRPREDRQLHLASTNFPQSRLVPADDLVFNEEDDWTNYPKGVVWELAQRGISLSRGYDILYHGEIPNGAGLSSSASIEVVTAFALLTLEGRETDTVQIALWSQHAENEFVGVKCGIMDQFAVANGRKDHAILLDCDTLKYELVPFESGDYKLVIGNTNKRRGLVDSAYNERRAQCETAVGELRAAFPELTLLGQLTLAQFNEQAHLIADDIVRKRARHVVEEIDRVGRSVEVLRQGDLAAFGQLMNASHDSLRDLYEVTGAELDAMVAAAREVPGVLGSRMTGAGFGGCTISLVHKDATERFIAEVGEKYKAETGLTADFYVCDIGDGVHEIKEAN; encoded by the coding sequence ATGCCTCATTATCCGACGCTTCGCGAACAATTCATCACCCGCCTCGGCGAGGGCGAGTCCGACATCCACATCTTCGCTGCGCCGGGCCGCGTGAACCTGATCGGCGAGCATACCGACTACAACGGCGGCGCTGTCTTCCCGGCTGCGCTGACGTTCGGCACGACGCTGCTGATCCGGCCTCGCGAGGACCGTCAGCTGCACCTGGCGTCCACGAACTTCCCGCAGTCGCGGCTTGTCCCTGCAGACGATCTCGTCTTTAACGAAGAGGACGACTGGACCAACTATCCGAAGGGCGTCGTCTGGGAGCTCGCTCAGCGAGGCATCTCGCTGTCGCGGGGCTATGATATCCTCTATCATGGCGAGATTCCGAACGGCGCGGGGTTGTCTTCGTCGGCTTCGATCGAGGTGGTCACGGCGTTCGCGCTGCTGACGCTGGAAGGCCGCGAGACGGACACGGTCCAAATCGCGCTGTGGTCGCAGCATGCGGAAAATGAGTTCGTCGGCGTAAAGTGCGGCATCATGGATCAATTCGCGGTCGCCAACGGGCGCAAAGACCATGCCATTCTACTCGACTGCGACACTTTGAAATATGAGCTCGTTCCTTTCGAGTCCGGCGACTACAAGCTCGTCATCGGCAATACGAATAAACGCCGCGGACTTGTGGACTCCGCGTACAATGAACGGCGCGCGCAATGCGAGACGGCGGTCGGCGAGCTGCGGGCGGCATTCCCCGAGCTGACGCTGCTGGGACAGCTCACGCTCGCCCAGTTCAACGAGCAAGCGCATCTGATCGCTGACGATATCGTCAGAAAGCGCGCGCGCCACGTCGTGGAGGAGATCGACCGCGTCGGCCGCTCGGTTGAAGTGCTGCGCCAGGGCGATCTGGCCGCTTTTGGGCAGCTGATGAACGCTTCGCACGACTCGCTGCGCGATCTTTACGAGGTGACGGGCGCGGAGCTGGACGCGATGGTGGCTGCGGCCCGCGAGGTGCCGGGCGTGCTCGGCTCCCGCATGACGGGCGCCGGCTTCGGCGGCTGCACGATCTCGCTCGTGCATAAGGATGCAACTGAGCGTTTTATCGCCGAGGTCGGCGAAAAGTACAAGGCGGAGACGGGATTGACGGCGGATTTTTACGTATGCGACATCGGCGACGGCGTGCACGAGATCAAGGAGGCGAACTGA
- a CDS encoding AraC family transcriptional regulator, with protein MTHTPDYRVASNPAPTLPQGLAALFAGESQTRPLHRVGPKVVDYYLLHHVISGHGTFETEGRTHELGPGHTFLIRPKRLFSYESDADDPWRYRWVAFAGDRAEQLLAEAGLGSERLVVDTGDSPVPAERCREIYDSFRARSASASLEAAGLLHLLLASLMMAGAERAEQLPMADTHGEELVRQVIGYLATQFAEPVSIEAMAETLGYNRAYLSRLFKRHTGVTPIAFLTRIRIDRGKRLLRERPELTVEQVASSVGFQDALYFSKQFRRAFGATPTGYRTDTLRS; from the coding sequence ATGACCCATACGCCCGATTACCGCGTAGCCTCCAACCCCGCGCCGACGCTGCCGCAAGGACTTGCCGCGCTGTTCGCCGGCGAGAGCCAGACCCGGCCCCTGCATCGCGTCGGACCGAAGGTCGTCGACTATTATTTGCTGCATCATGTGATTTCCGGACACGGCACATTCGAGACCGAAGGCCGCACTCACGAGCTCGGCCCCGGCCACACTTTCCTGATTCGGCCCAAGCGCCTGTTCAGCTACGAATCGGATGCGGACGATCCATGGCGCTACCGCTGGGTCGCCTTCGCCGGAGACCGGGCGGAGCAACTGCTGGCCGAGGCCGGCCTGGGTTCGGAGCGCCTCGTCGTCGACACCGGCGACTCGCCGGTGCCCGCAGAGCGATGCCGCGAGATCTACGATTCTTTTCGCGCGCGAAGCGCGTCGGCGTCGCTGGAAGCCGCGGGTCTGCTTCATCTCTTGCTCGCCTCCTTAATGATGGCCGGTGCGGAACGCGCCGAGCAACTGCCGATGGCCGACACGCACGGCGAAGAGCTCGTCCGCCAGGTGATCGGCTATCTGGCCACCCAGTTCGCCGAGCCGGTGTCGATCGAGGCGATGGCGGAGACGCTCGGCTACAATCGAGCTTATCTGTCCCGCTTGTTCAAGCGTCATACCGGCGTCACGCCGATCGCTTTTCTGACGCGCATCCGAATCGACCGCGGCAAGCGTCTCCTGCGGGAGCGGCCCGAGCTGACGGTCGAGCAGGTGGCCTCTTCCGTCGGCTTTCAAGACGCCTTATATTTCTCCAAGCAGTTCAGACGCGCTTTCGGCGCGACGCCGACGGGCTATCGGACCGATACGTTGCGATCCTGA
- a CDS encoding LysR family transcriptional regulator — translation MDFIYIRSFIEVARCHSFTKAAENLGYVQSSVTTHIQKLEQEYGVILFERFGRSMRLTSAGEQLRDTFEQILALYESSKHLISRPAKGHLDIGTIESLFSYFLPPVFHQYRRVYPEINLQVHPITETQILQLIKAGDIDLGIVLDQPIQEEDIEAIKLREEELVLVASPGHRLQQAVQICADDLNGQSYIATEHTCTYRNAFEKLLGKHGVAYDVHHEFGSLEAIKQCVSYGLGIGLLPRIAVVRELEEGRLIRLPFSHPDITFYTQIVIHRKKWRDPAIRHMIELLREAAGRDGEDAIQKAQ, via the coding sequence GTGGACTTTATTTATATCCGGTCGTTCATCGAGGTTGCGCGCTGCCACAGCTTCACCAAGGCGGCGGAGAACCTGGGCTATGTACAATCCAGCGTCACGACTCACATTCAGAAGTTAGAGCAGGAATACGGCGTAATCCTGTTCGAGCGATTCGGCAGATCGATGCGTCTGACCTCGGCCGGCGAGCAACTGCGCGATACGTTCGAGCAAATCCTGGCGTTGTACGAGAGCTCCAAGCACTTGATCTCCAGACCCGCCAAGGGACACCTGGACATCGGTACGATCGAATCGCTTTTCTCCTACTTCCTGCCTCCGGTCTTCCATCAATACCGCCGCGTCTACCCCGAGATCAATCTTCAGGTGCATCCGATCACGGAGACCCAGATTCTGCAATTGATCAAGGCCGGCGATATCGACCTCGGCATCGTGCTCGACCAGCCGATCCAGGAAGAGGACATCGAGGCAATCAAGCTGCGCGAGGAGGAGCTGGTGCTCGTCGCAAGTCCGGGACACCGGTTGCAGCAAGCCGTCCAGATTTGCGCCGATGATTTGAACGGCCAATCCTATATCGCGACCGAGCATACGTGCACATATCGCAACGCCTTCGAGAAGCTTCTGGGCAAGCACGGCGTCGCTTACGACGTGCACCATGAATTCGGCAGCCTCGAAGCGATCAAACAGTGCGTGTCCTACGGCCTGGGCATCGGGCTGCTGCCGCGGATCGCGGTCGTGCGGGAGCTCGAGGAGGGCAGGCTGATCCGGCTTCCCTTTTCGCATCCGGACATCACCTTCTATACCCAGATCGTCATTCACCGCAAAAAATGGCGCGATCCCGCGATACGCCATATGATCGAGCTGCTGCGCGAGGCGGCGGGGCGCGATGGCGAAGACGCGATTCAAAAAGCCCAATAA
- a CDS encoding glycosyltransferase family 2 protein, which translates to MAAVVTLSVVVPMYNEEEVIETTYGKLTEVLEATGESYELVFVNDGSRDRTAAIVRGICARDARVKLLDFARNFGHQIAVTAGMDHASGRAVVLIDADLQDPPALIPQMLALWREGYDVVYGKRISRQGETWFKKTTAKWFYRTLAALTSVNIPVDTGDFRLMDRKVCDALSGMRERSRFIRGMVAWAGFRQIGLEYAREERFAGETKYPLRKMVRLSLDAITSFSTKPLKLAGILGFLLSAAGFIYLIVVICQRIFTDTTTAGWTSLIVISLFFHGITLSLLGVLGEYIGRIYEESKRRPLYLVADKLNFEGAEDVSRAPQALSPYEMRR; encoded by the coding sequence ATGGCTGCTGTGGTGACGCTGTCCGTCGTCGTCCCGATGTACAATGAGGAAGAGGTCATTGAGACCACTTATGGGAAATTGACCGAGGTGCTGGAGGCAACGGGCGAGAGCTACGAGCTCGTGTTCGTCAATGACGGCAGCAGGGATAGGACGGCTGCCATCGTGCGCGGGATCTGCGCCCGGGATGCCAGAGTGAAGCTGCTGGACTTCGCCCGCAATTTCGGCCACCAGATCGCCGTGACGGCGGGCATGGATCATGCTTCGGGCCGAGCCGTCGTATTGATCGACGCGGATCTGCAGGACCCCCCGGCACTGATCCCGCAGATGCTTGCGCTATGGCGCGAAGGCTATGACGTCGTCTACGGCAAGCGAATCTCGCGGCAGGGAGAGACCTGGTTCAAAAAGACGACCGCCAAGTGGTTTTATCGCACGCTGGCGGCGTTGACCTCGGTCAATATACCGGTCGATACCGGCGACTTCAGGCTCATGGATCGCAAGGTTTGCGACGCGCTGAGCGGAATGCGCGAACGGAGCCGCTTCATCCGCGGGATGGTGGCATGGGCGGGCTTCCGCCAGATCGGTCTCGAGTATGCGCGCGAGGAGCGTTTTGCCGGCGAGACCAAGTACCCGCTGCGCAAGATGGTCCGGCTGTCGCTGGACGCGATTACCTCCTTTTCGACCAAACCGCTCAAGCTGGCAGGCATCCTTGGATTTCTGCTGTCGGCTGCGGGTTTCATTTACCTGATCGTCGTCATCTGCCAACGCATCTTCACCGACACGACGACTGCGGGTTGGACTTCGCTTATCGTCATCAGCCTGTTTTTCCACGGGATCACGCTATCGCTGCTCGGCGTGCTGGGCGAGTATATTGGCCGCATCTACGAGGAGTCCAAGCGCCGCCCGCTCTATCTGGTGGCGGACAAGCTGAACTTCGAGGGAGCGGAGGACGTATCGCGCGCGCCTCAAGCGCTTTCGCCTTACGAGATGCGAAGGTAA
- a CDS encoding glycosyltransferase family 39 protein: MESQEYGGSLSSYSWGRSESERDRRPWGRIDLILIGILMLVSAWLSLHDLGNRHAPQTFWRPDVSGEGFVADFGETRQVGRVSLYEGPGAAGETQIESSSDGVNWSPYLTVEHKTGRVFTWMAEDKPVSARYMKFTAKRTGYSLYEAGFFEADTKARIAISSIEPAGAKGETSAGGGEQVFDEQDEAPYRPDYRNSMYFDEIYHGRTAYEFIHEIQPYEWTHPPLGKWLLTFGIRLFDMTPYGWRFMAAVFGTLMVPVFYAAARAMFRSTRYAFIAALLLVLEGFHLVHSRMANVDIFGVTFTILMYTFMYKYGEKKWESGGFGRSFGYLALSGIFFGCAAAVKWNYMYGGAGLAVLLFLALFRRWRESRWEYGNAYFKKLILTLLSCVILFVVVPAGIYAASYIPYEKATKADDGLKDLPRYQKDIYNYHKGVKEKHPYSSKWYTWPEMLRPVWYYGGKDLAKGDAQSIAAIGNPLIWWGGLAAMLLSWWLGVRNRDKAVLTIAVMYLSFYVPWMVSPRSITFLYHYFPMVPLLILSIVWMLRWLEQRWYYGRTFTVLVVAGAAVLFVWFYPVLTGMTISREWMNFGIRWLPSWGF, translated from the coding sequence ATGGAATCACAAGAATACGGCGGCAGCCTGTCTTCGTACAGCTGGGGCCGCAGCGAATCCGAGCGGGACAGAAGGCCCTGGGGCCGGATCGATTTGATTCTGATCGGGATTCTGATGCTCGTCTCGGCGTGGCTGTCGCTTCACGACCTGGGCAATCGGCACGCGCCCCAGACCTTCTGGCGACCCGACGTATCTGGCGAAGGCTTCGTGGCAGACTTCGGGGAGACGCGACAGGTCGGCCGCGTCAGTCTGTACGAGGGACCGGGAGCAGCGGGGGAGACGCAGATCGAATCGTCCTCCGACGGCGTCAACTGGTCGCCTTATCTAACGGTCGAGCACAAGACAGGACGGGTGTTCACCTGGATGGCGGAGGACAAACCCGTCAGCGCGAGATATATGAAATTTACGGCCAAGCGGACAGGGTACAGTCTTTACGAGGCCGGCTTTTTCGAGGCGGATACGAAGGCGCGGATCGCGATCTCGAGCATCGAGCCTGCCGGCGCCAAGGGAGAGACCTCGGCGGGCGGCGGCGAGCAAGTATTCGATGAGCAGGATGAGGCGCCTTACCGCCCGGACTATCGCAACAGCATGTATTTCGACGAGATTTATCACGGCCGCACCGCTTATGAATTTATCCATGAAATTCAGCCTTACGAATGGACGCATCCGCCGCTCGGCAAGTGGCTGCTCACTTTCGGCATCCGCCTGTTCGACATGACGCCGTACGGATGGAGATTCATGGCGGCCGTATTCGGCACGCTGATGGTGCCGGTGTTCTACGCCGCCGCCAGGGCGATGTTCCGCAGCACGAGGTACGCGTTCATCGCGGCGCTGCTGCTCGTGCTGGAGGGCTTCCATCTCGTCCATTCGCGGATGGCCAACGTCGATATATTCGGCGTGACCTTCACGATTCTGATGTACACGTTTATGTACAAGTACGGCGAGAAAAAATGGGAAAGCGGCGGCTTCGGCCGAAGCTTCGGCTATCTGGCGCTATCCGGCATCTTTTTCGGGTGCGCGGCGGCGGTGAAGTGGAACTACATGTACGGAGGTGCCGGCCTTGCCGTCCTGCTGTTCCTGGCGCTTTTCAGACGCTGGCGAGAGTCCCGCTGGGAATACGGCAACGCTTATTTTAAAAAGCTGATTCTGACGCTGCTTTCCTGCGTGATTTTGTTCGTAGTCGTGCCTGCCGGGATTTATGCGGCTTCGTACATCCCGTATGAAAAAGCGACCAAGGCGGACGACGGGCTGAAGGATCTTCCGCGGTACCAAAAGGATATTTACAATTATCATAAGGGCGTCAAGGAAAAACATCCGTACTCGTCCAAATGGTATACGTGGCCGGAGATGCTGCGTCCAGTCTGGTACTACGGCGGCAAGGATCTGGCGAAGGGGGATGCGCAGAGCATTGCGGCCATCGGCAATCCGTTGATCTGGTGGGGCGGCCTGGCGGCCATGCTGCTGTCCTGGTGGCTGGGCGTGCGCAACAGGGACAAGGCCGTGCTGACGATTGCTGTCATGTATCTGTCTTTCTACGTGCCCTGGATGGTATCGCCGCGCAGCATCACTTTCCTGTACCACTACTTCCCGATGGTGCCGCTGCTCATCCTGTCCATCGTGTGGATGCTCCGCTGGCTGGAGCAGCGGTGGTACTACGGCAGGACCTTCACCGTGCTCGTCGTCGCCGGAGCCGCCGTACTGTTCGTCTGGTTCTATCCCGTTCTGACCGGCATGACCATCAGCCGCGAGTGGATGAACTTCGGCATACGCTGGCTGCCGAGCTGGGGATTCTGA
- a CDS encoding YtxH domain-containing protein, producing the protein MAGMVKGVVIGGVVGAAAALLLAPKPGKETRQDLMNAYSKSMDKSKEWASTAGTKTQELASKVGQSASDMISQTKSALSNAKDGMNTAKDDITGSLQESTKPN; encoded by the coding sequence ATGGCAGGAATGGTTAAAGGTGTTGTTATCGGCGGCGTAGTTGGCGCAGCGGCAGCGTTGCTTCTGGCTCCTAAACCGGGCAAAGAGACGCGTCAGGATCTGATGAACGCATACAGCAAATCCATGGATAAATCCAAGGAATGGGCTTCAACGGCCGGAACCAAGACCCAGGAGCTGGCCTCCAAGGTCGGCCAATCCGCTTCGGATATGATCAGCCAGACCAAATCGGCGCTGTCGAACGCGAAGGACGGCATGAATACCGCCAAGGACGACATCACCGGTTCCCTTCAGGAATCGACGAAGCCGAACTGA
- the tnpC gene encoding IS66 family transposase, protein MELKPDQVLYICKGDTEIADVFTLLLEQNRTLLEQNQKLERRVHELERQLGQNSQNSSKPPSSDGFRKPKNSRVAGGKKGAPKGHDGHTLRFAECPDEIIVYTLEVCSCCQTALQSVPALAHEARQVFDLPAPRVVVTEHRSEHKICPSCGVKARAPFPEGVHARTQYGASFSAWTTYLSVYQLLPLERIAQCYEDLCGCRPSEATLLAQLGKAASALEATEIQIREQVRKLPVLHADETGLRVGKQIKWMHVASDSQWTFLQIHESRGSRGMDEAGVLPHFTGVLVHDSYASYFKTHYDFEHALCGAHLLRECQGIVEHDKHEWAKQMHTFLHEAWKAAKASRNAQQPLTADGLDQWKDRYDAILKSGEAEWAQDALREKTGPRGRKMGSKASNLGKRMNTQKPAILRFLSDARVPFDNNQAERDIRMTKVKHKISGCFRTEQGAKQFARLRSVISTLMKQGKPILDSLTYALRYRTSLVEC, encoded by the coding sequence GTGGAGCTGAAGCCGGATCAAGTATTGTATATTTGCAAAGGTGACACCGAAATCGCAGACGTCTTTACCCTTCTTTTGGAGCAAAATCGGACCCTGCTTGAACAGAATCAAAAGTTAGAAAGGCGCGTACACGAGCTTGAACGACAGCTCGGACAAAACAGTCAAAACAGCAGCAAGCCGCCTTCCAGCGACGGCTTTCGCAAACCGAAAAATTCCCGGGTCGCAGGTGGTAAAAAAGGCGCGCCTAAAGGTCACGACGGTCATACGCTTCGCTTTGCGGAATGCCCGGATGAAATCATCGTCTACACGCTCGAAGTTTGTTCCTGTTGCCAGACTGCCCTTCAGAGCGTTCCGGCTTTGGCTCATGAAGCACGGCAGGTGTTTGACCTGCCGGCTCCCCGCGTCGTCGTGACCGAACACCGGTCTGAGCATAAAATCTGTCCAAGCTGCGGTGTCAAAGCCCGAGCACCTTTTCCCGAAGGCGTCCACGCCCGGACCCAATACGGAGCCAGCTTCTCTGCCTGGACGACGTATCTGAGCGTGTACCAACTGTTGCCGTTGGAGCGAATCGCCCAATGCTACGAGGATCTGTGCGGTTGTCGTCCCAGCGAAGCGACGCTGCTCGCCCAGCTTGGTAAGGCTGCAAGCGCGCTGGAAGCGACCGAAATTCAAATCCGAGAGCAGGTACGAAAGCTCCCGGTCCTCCATGCGGACGAAACCGGGCTGCGCGTCGGCAAACAGATTAAGTGGATGCATGTGGCCTCCGATTCGCAGTGGACCTTTTTGCAGATCCATGAGAGCCGAGGGAGCCGAGGTATGGACGAAGCGGGCGTGCTACCTCACTTTACTGGCGTGCTGGTGCATGACAGCTACGCATCGTATTTCAAGACCCACTACGACTTTGAACATGCGCTGTGCGGAGCGCACTTGCTTCGCGAATGCCAAGGCATTGTGGAACACGACAAGCACGAGTGGGCCAAGCAGATGCATACGTTTTTGCACGAAGCCTGGAAAGCAGCCAAAGCGAGTCGCAACGCGCAGCAGCCCCTGACAGCGGATGGGCTTGACCAGTGGAAAGACCGCTATGACGCCATACTAAAAAGCGGCGAAGCGGAGTGGGCCCAGGACGCGCTTCGTGAAAAAACCGGACCTCGCGGACGAAAAATGGGTAGCAAAGCGAGCAATCTTGGTAAGCGAATGAACACGCAAAAACCGGCCATCCTCCGGTTTCTTTCCGATGCAAGGGTTCCGTTTGACAACAACCAGGCAGAACGGGACATTCGAATGACCAAAGTAAAGCACAAAATTTCGGGTTGCTTTCGTACCGAGCAAGGAGCGAAACAATTTGCTCGGCTGCGCTCCGTCATTTCGACCCTGATGAAACAGGGCAAGCCGATCCTCGATTCGTTGACCTACGCGTTGCGCTACCGCACCTCGCTGGTGGAGTGCTAA
- a CDS encoding transposase, with amino-acid sequence MGKRLKEETRLRIVKEALAGVKVGVLARMYDIHPETIRLWIREHRDFIPPEDIPSADEHLQEIQRLQEVEQRYDRAVKALGEKELEIEILRELLKKTTPVYPKNSK; translated from the coding sequence ATGGGAAAAAGGTTAAAGGAAGAAACACGGCTTAGAATTGTTAAGGAAGCATTGGCTGGGGTTAAGGTGGGGGTGCTTGCTCGCATGTACGACATTCACCCCGAAACCATTCGTTTGTGGATACGCGAGCATCGTGACTTTATTCCACCGGAGGACATTCCCTCGGCAGACGAGCATTTGCAAGAAATCCAGCGGTTGCAGGAAGTCGAGCAGCGGTATGACAGAGCGGTTAAAGCGCTTGGTGAAAAAGAACTCGAAATTGAAATTCTGCGTGAACTGCTAAAAAAAACAACCCCCGTTTATCCGAAAAATTCGAAGTAG